A portion of the Desmodus rotundus isolate HL8 chromosome 8, HLdesRot8A.1, whole genome shotgun sequence genome contains these proteins:
- the PSMD6 gene encoding 26S proteasome non-ATPase regulatory subunit 6 yields MPLENLEEEGLPKNPDLRIAQLRFLLSLPEHRGDATVREELMAAVRDNNMAPYYEALCKSLDWQVDMDLLNKMKKANEEELKRLDEELEDAEKNLGESEIRDAMMAKAEYLCRIGDKEGALTAFRKTYDKTVALGHRLDIVFYLLRIGLFYMDNDLITRNTEKAKSLIEEGGDWDRRNRLKVYQGLYCVAVRDFKQAAELFLDTVSTFTSYELMDYKTFVTYTVYVSMIALERPDLREKVIKGAEILEVLHSLPAVRQYLFSLYECRYSVFFQSLAVVEQEMKKDWLFAPHYRYYVREMRIHAYSQLLESYRSLTLGYMAEAFGVGVEFIDQELSRFIAAGRLHCKIDKVNEIVETNRPDSKNWQYQETIKKGDLLLNRVQKLSRVINM; encoded by the exons ATGCCGCTGGAGAACCTGGAGGAAGAGGGTTTACCCAAGAACCCCGACCTGCGCATCGCTCAGCTGCGCTTCCTGCTCAGCCTGCCGGAGCACCGTGGGGACGCGACCGTGCGCGAAGAGCTGATGGCGGCCGTCCGCGATAACA ACATGGCTCCTTATTATGAAGCCTTGTGCAAATCCCTTGACTGGCAGGTGGATATGGACCTGCTCAATAAGATGAAGAAGGCAAATGAAGAAGAGTTAAAACGTTTGGACGAGGAGCTGGAAGATGCAGAGAAGAATCTTGGAGAGAGCGAAATTCGCGATGCAATGATGGCAAAGGCTGAGTACCTGTGCCGGATAGGTGACAAA gaaGGTGCTCTAACAGCCTTTCGCAAGACATATGACAAAACGGTGGCACTGGGTCATCGACTAGATATTGTGTTCTATCTCCTTAGGATTGGCTTATTTTATATGGATAATGATCTCATCACCCGAAACACAGAAAAGGCCAAAAG cttaATAGAGGAAGGAGGAGACTGGGACAGGAGAAACCGCCTAAAAGTATATCAAGGTCTTTATTGTGTGGCTGTTCGTGATTTCAAACAGGCAGCTGAACTCTTCCTTGACACTGTTTCAACATTTACATCCTATGAGCTGATGGATTATAAAACCTTTGTGACTTACACTGTCTATGTCAGCATGATTGCCTTAGAAAGACCAGATCTCAGGGAAAAG gtTATTAAAGGAGCAGAGATTCTTGAAGTGTTGCACAGTCTTCCAGCAGTTCGGCAGTACCTGTTTTCACTCTATGAATGTCGTTACTCAGTTTTCTTCCAGTCATTAG CTGTTGTggaacaggaaatgaaaaaggactGGCTTTTTGCTCCTCATTACCGGTACTATGTGAGAGAAATGAGAATTCATGCGTACAGCCAGCTGCTAGAATCCTATAGGTCATTAACCCTTGGCTATATGGCAGAAGCCTTTGGTGTTGGCGTGGAATTCATTGATCA GGAACTCTCCAGATTTATTGCTGCTGGGAGACTACACTGCAAAATAGATAAAGTGAATGAAATAGTGGAAACCAACAG ACCTGATAGCAAGAACTGGCAGTACCAAGAAACTATCAAGAAAGGAGATCTGCTACTAAACAGAGTTCAGAAACTTTCCAGAGTAATTAATATGTAA